The Kordia sp. SMS9 DNA window TTTTTCCGATGATGATGTCAATTTCAGAAACAGGTTGCATTTCTATTTTAAGCGCACTGTTTCCGTATTTGATGATTTTGTCTATCGCATAAATAGCAACAATGGTTTGTCGGTTGGCTCTAAAGAATAGTTTTGGGTCGAGCGATGTGTATATTTGATCCAAACTGTCATTGGCAGTGAAACGTTTTCCGTCTTTTCGAACCACATACGAGATGGAATTTTCTACATAAATATATGAAATATCTGTGATGGAAATTGGCATCAATTCGTTTCTAATGTAGGTGAGTAGGCGTTGTTTTGGTACTTCTTTTTCTTTTTCTTCTGCTTTTCCCGTTGCTGTTTCTAGGATAGGTTCGGTATTGATCTGTAATTCTTCAATACTTTTTTGGTAGTTTTCTAACGAATCGTTCAATTTGGATAGATTTAACACGCCGTCTTCGAATTTGGCTGTTTTGCGCTCAATGATTTGTTCGTAATAGGTAGCTAAGACTCTGATGATGATTAATAGGAATACTAAAAGAATCAATCCGAGAATTAAGTATGTTGTTTTTACTTGTTCCGTAAACGAATTTGTTTGTAGTTTGATGTTATCAATATTCAAATGTGCAGCTAGGATCATGTCTGAATTGGCAATTGGACGTAAGGCAATAATTTCTGATGCATTTATGTTGCTTTCTTCTACATTTTTGATGTGTTGATACAATTCTTCACCCGTAACCACACTTTTCATGTTGGAAACCGTATTGCTTTTTTGTTCGTTTTTGGAACGTAATTTCGTCACATCGGGATGACAAATAATCATGCCCGACCAATCAAAAACAGAGAGATACACACTTTCATTATCGCTTCCCGCGACCGCTTTCTGAATACTATTGACAATGGTATCTTTTGGTACCTTATTTTCCAAAGCAGTTGCACTTAAAATGCTTACTTGCTGAATTTCCTGCGTCGCTAAATTGATGGTGTT harbors:
- a CDS encoding LytTR family DNA-binding domain-containing protein; the protein is MKNYRIYLYTTISFVLVYVLVISLVVHPLTIKYKSIVKLQNTINLATQEIQQVSILSATALENKVPKDTIVNSIQKAVAGSDNESVYLSVFDWSGMIICHPDVTKLRSKNEQKSNTVSNMKSVVTGEELYQHIKNVEESNINASEIIALRPIANSDMILAAHLNIDNIKLQTNSFTEQVKTTYLILGLILLVFLLIIIRVLATYYEQIIERKTAKFEDGVLNLSKLNDSLENYQKSIEELQINTEPILETATGKAEEKEKEVPKQRLLTYIRNELMPISITDISYIYVENSISYVVRKDGKRFTANDSLDQIYTSLDPKLFFRANRQTIVAIYAIDKIIKYGNSALKIEMQPVSEIDIIIGKNKVAVFKKWLDL